In one window of Nerophis ophidion isolate RoL-2023_Sa linkage group LG05, RoL_Noph_v1.0, whole genome shotgun sequence DNA:
- the atf3 gene encoding cyclic AMP-dependent transcription factor ATF-3 — protein sequence MMLQHSGPTLADISCSALVPCLSPPGSLTLEDFANFQSTVAKEELRLAIQTKRLCGGLSADVSSDGASSSSDLPCGGGKRVLTGEEMDRRKRRRDRNKIAAAKCRNKKKEKTDSLQKESEKLESVNAELKAQIEALKQQKQQLVYMLNLHRPTCIVRAQQGQTPEDERNLFIQHIKESTLQVQQLHSSPPDTAMLSLDHIQCSSSI from the exons ATGATGCTGCAGCACTCGGGGCCAACACTCGCTGACATCAGTTGCTCTGCCCTCGTCCCCTGCCTGTCCCCGCCGGGCTCGCTCACGCTGGAAGACTTTGCCAACTTTCAGAGTACCGTGGCGAAGGAAGAACTCCGCCTCGCCATCCAGACCAAGCGTCTGTGCGGCGGCCTCAGCGCCGACGTCAGCTCCGACGGCGCCAGCTCCAGTTCGGACCTCCCTTGCGGCGGCGGAAAACGAGTG CTGACTGGGGAGGAAATGGACAGGAGGAAGAGAAGGAGGGATAGGAACAAGATCGCCGCCGCCAAGTGTCGCaacaagaagaaggagaagacagATAGTTTGCAAAAG GAGTCTGAAAAGCTAGAGAGCGTCAACGCCGAGCTGAAGGCTCAGATTGAAGCTCTGAAGCAGCAGAAGCAGCAGCTGGTCTACATGCTCAACCTGCATCGGCCCACCTGTATCGTCAGGGCGCAGCAAGGGCAGACCCCTGAGGACGAGAGGAACTTGTTCATCCAGCACATTAAGGAGAGCACATTACAAGTGCAACAGCTGCACAGCTCGCCCCCGGACACTGCCATGCTCAGCTTGGACCACATTCAGTGTTCGAGCTCCATCTGA